One window of the bacterium genome contains the following:
- a CDS encoding phosphatase PAP2 family protein — protein sequence MDKTRNLFFIILFFILSHQALFSQKRFSFIKEDINIVISDNKKFCSGITDFKRNDLIKLGIITGGTFLLFSVDRDLKQFAQNHKSSQNDKIFNFDSFYGNSYTAGFTLGIYGAGLILKDKNVRRAGLKSMEAFVYSGMVTTVLKILIGRRRPYGGDSNLFFKPFQKESLYKSLPSGHTTVSFAVSSVLAESVDNSLWKIFWYGSAGMVAASRVYHNAHWFSDVVLGGIIGYSVGSFIIKSDDGKLDKSNSHIVKKIAPYFASNGAGLMIRF from the coding sequence ATGGACAAAACACGTAACCTGTTTTTTATAATTTTATTTTTCATTTTATCTCACCAGGCTTTATTTTCTCAAAAGAGATTCTCTTTTATTAAAGAGGATATAAACATTGTAATTAGTGATAATAAAAAATTTTGTTCCGGAATAACGGACTTTAAAAGAAATGATCTTATTAAACTGGGAATTATAACAGGGGGCACTTTTCTCTTATTCTCTGTTGACAGAGATTTGAAACAATTTGCTCAAAATCACAAAAGCAGTCAAAATGATAAAATATTTAATTTTGACAGTTTTTACGGAAATTCATATACGGCAGGATTTACTCTTGGAATTTATGGAGCCGGCCTGATTTTAAAAGATAAGAATGTCCGCAGGGCTGGTTTAAAATCTATGGAGGCTTTTGTATATTCGGGAATGGTTACAACTGTTTTAAAAATACTGATAGGCAGAAGAAGACCTTATGGCGGGGACAGCAATCTTTTTTTTAAACCATTCCAAAAAGAATCTTTATATAAATCCCTGCCAAGCGGCCATACAACAGTCAGTTTTGCCGTATCCTCCGTGCTGGCAGAATCAGTGGATAATTCCTTGTGGAAAATCTTCTGGTATGGTTCCGCCGGAATGGTGGCAGCTTCACGTGTTTACCACAATGCTCACTGGTTTTCCGATGTGGTTTTGGGCGGGATCATCGGTTACAGCGTGGGGAGTTTTATTATAAAATCTGATGACGGAAAATTAGATAAGAGCAATTCTCACATAGTAAAAAAAATTGCTCCATATTTTGCAAGTAATGGCGCAGGACTGATGATTCGATTTTAG
- a CDS encoding glycosyltransferase family 4 protein — protein MESLNILFINSIQMWGGAEIWLMDVMHGLIGKGHKVTLVCQPDTILEKNARKEGFDVVSVKMRSDFDPLVIMKIWRLMRKKNIHVLCTNMDKELRFGGIAAKLSEVKAVIPSREVDYPLKNKLRYRFTYNYLADYIIANSFSTKNTLLKNAPWLQADRIEVVYKGISPEPYLEAPDDRGKIRAEFGVGPEEHLVGFVGQIDERKCIKDIIRSIPAVLKELPDTKFLFAGKGNLEEYLLEQKSKPGLTDKIIYAGFRKDIPAIMKAIDLLILPSRVEGFGYVLIEAMAAAKPVVATNVSSIPEIVKNGETGLLVPVHKPEALAEAMLTILRDKNMAALMGKNGRDRMIGNFTIERMVTHIESIFLDFVNGVNKK, from the coding sequence ATGGAAAGCTTGAATATTCTTTTCATAAACTCCATTCAAATGTGGGGCGGAGCGGAAATTTGGCTTATGGATGTGATGCACGGCCTGATTGGCAAAGGCCATAAAGTGACGCTTGTCTGTCAGCCGGACACCATTCTTGAAAAAAATGCCAGGAAGGAAGGCTTCGATGTTGTATCTGTAAAAATGCGCAGCGATTTTGACCCTCTTGTCATCATGAAGATATGGCGCCTCATGCGGAAAAAAAATATTCATGTTTTGTGTACCAACATGGACAAAGAGTTGCGATTTGGCGGCATTGCAGCCAAACTATCCGAAGTAAAAGCTGTTATCCCTTCACGGGAAGTAGATTATCCCCTGAAAAACAAACTTCGCTATCGATTTACATACAATTATCTGGCAGATTATATCATTGCCAATTCTTTTTCAACAAAAAACACTCTGCTTAAAAATGCTCCCTGGTTACAGGCAGATAGAATTGAAGTGGTTTATAAAGGCATCAGCCCTGAACCATATCTGGAGGCACCTGATGACAGAGGAAAAATCCGGGCTGAATTTGGTGTCGGCCCGGAAGAACATCTCGTAGGATTTGTCGGACAAATTGATGAAAGAAAATGCATTAAAGATATCATCAGGAGCATTCCTGCTGTTTTGAAAGAATTGCCTGATACCAAATTCCTTTTTGCCGGAAAAGGGAATCTTGAAGAATATCTTTTAGAACAGAAGAGCAAACCCGGACTGACTGACAAAATAATTTACGCAGGTTTCCGTAAAGATATTCCCGCAATCATGAAAGCAATTGATCTGCTTATTCTTCCGTCAAGAGTAGAAGGATTCGGATACGTTTTAATTGAAGCCATGGCAGCAGCAAAACCCGTTGTAGCAACAAACGTAAGTAGTATCCCGGAAATTGTAAAAAATGGTGAAACCGGCTTGTTGGTTCCTGTTCATAAACCTGAAGCATTGGCAGAAGCAATGCTAACTATCCTTAGAGATAAAAACATGGCTGCTCTTATGGGTAAGAATGGGCGTGACAGAATGATCGGAAATTTTACAATTGAGCGAATGGTAACACACATAGAATCTATTTTCCTTGATTTTGTAAACGGTGTAAATAAAAAATAA
- a CDS encoding peptidase C1, which yields MRKPMKIACLILTVILFAGFSFAQDKNYYKPTTNFWGKPDTILTMDFSRIHIPASPESFQQVFHFSPIRQDTTGTCWCFSGTSFLESEIYRIHKKKIKLSEMFTVYYEYVEKARRFVKEKGNSVFGEGSEEDGVINRIKQYGIVRETDYKGLLPGETKYNHSKMVKELSDYLAFIKKNGYWDEKITLTNIKLILNKYMGKPPEIIDYNGRKMTPKQFAEKIVNLPIDDYVSLMSFKYLPFYTKGEYKVPDNWWHSKEYYNVPLNIWYNAIKSAIKNGYSIAIGGDVSEPGHNGEADACIIPSFDIPTKYINQDSREFRWYNHTSQDDHGIHLVGYTHYKGHDWFLIKDSSSSANKGKFKGYFFFRDDYVKLKMLTFMVHKDAVKNIMAKFNK from the coding sequence ATGCGCAAACCTATGAAGATTGCCTGTCTCATCCTGACTGTAATTTTGTTTGCCGGGTTCAGTTTTGCCCAGGACAAAAATTATTACAAACCCACAACAAATTTTTGGGGAAAACCCGATACTATCCTGACTATGGATTTTTCGAGAATTCACATACCTGCATCACCAGAATCTTTCCAGCAGGTATTCCATTTCTCTCCCATACGCCAGGATACTACAGGAACATGCTGGTGTTTTTCAGGAACATCTTTTCTGGAATCGGAAATCTACCGCATCCACAAGAAAAAAATTAAACTCTCCGAGATGTTTACAGTCTACTATGAGTATGTTGAAAAAGCAAGACGTTTTGTTAAAGAAAAAGGTAATTCGGTTTTCGGAGAGGGCTCGGAAGAAGACGGCGTTATAAACAGAATTAAACAGTATGGTATTGTAAGAGAAACTGATTACAAAGGGCTGCTGCCCGGCGAGACAAAATACAACCATAGCAAAATGGTTAAAGAACTCTCAGACTATCTTGCATTTATTAAAAAGAACGGATACTGGGATGAGAAAATTACACTGACAAACATCAAATTGATCTTAAATAAATATATGGGCAAACCGCCTGAAATTATTGATTATAACGGCCGGAAAATGACTCCCAAACAATTTGCAGAAAAAATTGTTAACCTGCCGATTGATGATTATGTAAGTTTAATGTCATTCAAGTACCTTCCTTTTTACACAAAGGGTGAATACAAGGTTCCGGATAACTGGTGGCACAGTAAAGAGTACTACAATGTTCCTCTCAATATCTGGTACAATGCTATTAAAAGTGCAATTAAAAACGGATACTCAATTGCCATTGGCGGAGATGTCTCAGAACCCGGGCATAACGGAGAGGCCGATGCATGCATTATCCCGTCTTTTGACATCCCGACAAAATACATCAATCAGGATTCCCGCGAATTCCGCTGGTATAATCATACTTCTCAGGACGACCACGGAATCCATCTTGTAGGTTATACTCATTATAAAGGCCACGACTGGTTTCTCATTAAGGATTCGTCTTCCAGCGCCAACAAGGGTAAATTCAAAGGTTACTTTTTCTTCAGAGATGATTATGTTAAACTTAAAATGCTGACCTTTATGGTTCACAAAGATGCAGTTAAAAATATCATGGCAAAATTCAACAAATAA